The Podospora bellae-mahoneyi strain CBS 112042 chromosome 7, whole genome shotgun sequence genome includes a window with the following:
- the YKU80 gene encoding ATP-dependent DNA helicase yku80 (EggNog:ENOG503NWV8; BUSCO:EOG09261ACJ; COG:L): protein MADKESTVYVVDLGESMADCHNGRVESDLDFGMRYVWDKISDTVAASRKTWTIGFVGFNTDETENELADKDKLEGYDNISVLQPIGPMSMTELRELRSKVQPSRSYGADPVSAIVVALKMLENYNPKHKIKRRVILVTNGESSIDDEELDHIAAVFNEFKAELIVIGIDFDDADYGFKEEDKSTNKKNNEKALQQLVEKCNDGVFGTMQQAVDELSIPRIKPVRPFKAYDGPLTLGDPDKYPSAISFHVERYYKTKRASAPSASTVVVSNNNGFSQSQTYKDEDGDFEMGGAEFSGVKQMRTYKVNDPDAPGGKRDVDFEELAKGYQYGRTVVPFGESDLSITKYSTKKSFTIIGFIPFDSYNPFINMGETGLIVPQKMNEEAELGLSAFIHALYEADSYAVARYVQKDEAAVQILLLKPNTGLEDEFECLYDVPLPFAEDIRSYQFPPLDKVLTVSGSVLKEHRLLPNDDLKDAVSDFVDAMDLSNYDVDEDGKPVDYAPVDEVYNPIIHRMNQAIRARAVDPDSPIGQPAEILLRYSKPPKKLLEKAKHEIGNLIDAAELKKVPEKAKGRFGKKDAVKPLSGLDVDSLLGGQPKRAAISSENAIPEFKQMLAAAEDDETIEKAVKQMGEIVRKLIKDSFADVFYSRAAENLGVMREELLGFEMPMLYNKLLRALKKSLLSGELDGDRREMWYKHIVGGGLGLITKEELDVSDVTEEEAKAFAK, encoded by the exons ATGGCCGACAAGGAATCCACAGTCTACGTCGTCGACCTAGGCGAGTCAATGGCTGATTGCCATAACGGCCGCGTCGAATCTGATCTCGATTTTGGTATGCGCTATGTTTGGGACAAGATTTCAGATACCGTCGCGGCAAGCAGGAAGACGTGGACCATAGGTTTCGTTGGCTTCAACACCGATGAGACAGAGAACGAACTCGCGGATAAAGATAAGCTCGAGGGCTACGATAACATCTCTGTGTTACAGCCCATCGGCCCCATGAGCATGACGGAGCTCAGAGAATTGCGCTCCAAGGTCCAGCCGTCCAGGAGCTATGGTGCCGATCCGGTTTCCGCTATTGTGGTGGCACTGAAGATGCTTGAGAACTACAATCCAAAGCACAAGATCAAGCGGAGGGTAATCCTTGTCACCAATGGCGAGTCGAGcattgatgatgaagagctGGACCACATCGCTGCGGTATTCAACGAGTTCAAAGCTGAACTGATTGTGAT TGGTATCGATTTTGACGACGCTGACTACGGCTTTAAGGAAGAAGACAAGTCTACTAACAAGAAAAACAACGAGAAGGCACTTCAGCAACTGGTGGAAAAGTGCAATGACGGCGTATTCGGCACCATGCAACAGGCCGTGGATGAGCTGTCAATACCTCGGATCAAGCCAGTACGACCATTCAAGGCCTATGATGGGCCTTTGACCCTCGGAGACCCAGACAAATATCCTAGCGCCATCAGCTTCCACGTGGAGCGTTACTACAAGACCAAACGCGCTTCCGCGCCATCAGCAAGCACCGTCGTGGTCAGCAACAATAACGGATTCAGTCAATCACAGACCTACAAAGACGAAGATGGGGATTTTGAGATGGGCGGAGCCGAGTTCTCCGGTGTCAAGCAAATGCGCACCTACAAGGTCAACGATCCCGACGCCCCAGGAGGCAAGAGAGATGTTGATTTTGAAGAGCTTGCAAAGGGCTACCAGTATGGCCGCACGGTGGTTCCGTTTGGCGAGTCCGACCTGTCCATCACAAAGTACTCGACCAAAAAGTCATTCACCATCATCGGGTTCATCCCCTTTGACAGTTACAATCCCTTTATCAACATGGGCGAAACGGGTCTGATTGTGCCCCAGAAAATGAATGAGGAGGCCGAATTGGGACTTTCGGCATTCATTCATGCTCTCTACGAGGCTGACTCGTATGCTGTTGCCAGATATGTGCAAAAGGATGAGGCTGCAGTTCagattcttcttctcaagcCCAACACTGGTCTTGAGGATGAGTTTGAGTGCCTTTACGATGTACCTCTGCCCTTTGCCGAGGATATCCGAAGTTACCAATTCCCGCCCTTGGACAAGGTGCTTACCGTGTCTGGGAGTGTGCTCAAGGAGCATCGACTGTTGCCAAACGATGATTTGAAGGACGCTGTGAGCGACTTTGTTGACGCAATGGATTTGTCGAACtatgatgttgatgaggatgg AAAACCAGTAGACTATGCACCCGTAGACGAGGTGTACAACCCAATCATCCACCGGATGAACCAGGCCATCCGAGCCCGGGCTGTTGACCCAGACTCGCCCATCGGGCAACCAGCCGAGATTCTGTTGAGGTACTCCAAGCCTCCAAAGAAGCTCCTCGAGAAAGCCAAGCACGAAATCGGCAACCTGATCGATGCCGCAGAACTCAAGAAGGTTCCCGAAAAGGCCAAAGGTCGCTTCGGCAAGAAAGACGCCGTCAAGCCCCTCTCCGGCCTTGACGTTGACTCCCTCCTTGGCGGTCAACCCAAGCGCGCTGCCATCTCTTCAGAAAACGCTATTCCCGAGTTCAAGCAGATGCTCGCCGCAGCTGAGGACGACGAGACGATCGAGAAGGCAGTCAAGCAAATGGGCGAGATTGTTCGgaagctcatcaaggacaGCTTTGCTGATGTGTTTTACTCGCGGGCTGCTGAGAATTTGGGAGTtatgagggaggagttgctTGGGTTCGAGATGCCAATGCTGTACAACAAGCTTCTGAGAGCGCTGAAGAAGAGCTTGCTGAGTGGTGAGCTGGATGGTGACCGGAGGGAGATGTGGTATAAGCATATtgtgggtggtggactgGGGCTCATCacgaaggaggagctggatgtTTCGGATgtgaccgaggaggaggctaaGGCT TTTGCGAAGTGA
- a CDS encoding hypothetical protein (EggNog:ENOG503P3JE; COG:S), translating to MGFFSPAPYHIISYGFLLGTTFFHTFVGGIVSFRVLPRPQFSSLMSSLFPIYFTIQTALPLVLAITYPASQNPFGITGGITGFLHSSNRYSTFVPVTATFVSALANLAFVGPLTTKVMDERKLQEKKDGKKSWDSPPHSQEMQALNKQFGILHGVSSFLNLGTFIGSLVYGVTLSKRLS from the exons atgggcttcttctcccccgccccGTACCACATCATCAG ctacggcttcctcctcggcacaaCCTTCTTCCACACCTTCGTAGGCGGCATCGTCTCCTTCCGcgtcctcccccgcccccagttctcctccctcatgtcctccctcttcccaatcTACTTCACAATCCAaaccgccctccccctcgtcctAGCAATCACCTACCCCGCCAGCCAAAACCCCTTCGGCATCACCGGAGGCATCACCGGCTTCCTTCACTCCTCCAACCGCTACTCCACCTTCGTCCCCGTCACCGCCACCTTTGTgtccgccctcgccaacctcgccttcgTCGGTCCTCTCACGACCAAGGTCATGGATGAGAGGAAGCTCCAGG aaaagaaagacggCAAAAAATCCTGGgactcccctccccactcgCAAGAAATGCAAGCCCTCAACAAGCAATTCGGCATCCTCCACGGCGTGTCCAGCTTCCTGAACCTAGGCACCTTTATCGGAAGCCTTGTTTACGGCGTTACCCTGTCCAAGAGACTCTCTTAA
- a CDS encoding hypothetical protein (EggNog:ENOG503PXH3): MAASSSSNPNRFSFRNPFQFLISSSSSTDNDSGNKKESSSNSRPTSRRLSRPSSPTSSSFWSSLYRKTSSTSTNTAMSTTTTPSAMSDTTTAATTTAATPPTLSSSPATSTDSYFPSVTTPPTPTDNNNNNNNNNNNNNNNLKPAATLTQCHNCGSTTSLAIPTATPPAAPKRTATTPIIHIQPPVPGRKQIRVDPLSTQFPKPAAELSVEELLARKPGRWTLTQWVEKQKLVDQQEEERERRKVQEDAEKRRREMEEVKRELRALASGL, translated from the coding sequence AtggcagcctcctcgtcctcaaaccccaaccgGTTCTCCTTCCGCAACCCGTTCCAATTCTTgatttcctcttcttcttcgacagACAACGACAGCGGCAACAAGAaggaaagcagcagcaacagccgacCAACCAGCAGAAGACTAAGCAGACCCAGCTCCCCTACTTCCTCAAGCTTCTGGTCATCCCTCTACCGAAAAACATCCTCTACCTCAACCAACACCGCaatgtccaccaccaccaccccctccgccatgtcggacaccaccaccgccgccaccaccaccgctgccaccccaccaaccctctcctcctcccccgccacctcAACAGACAGCTACTTTCCCTccgtcaccacccctcccacccccaccgacaacaacaacaacaacaacaacaacaacaacaacaacaacaacaacctcaagccTGCTGCTACCCTCACCCAATGCCACAATTGCggctcaaccacctccctcgccattCCTACCGCCACTCCCCCCGCTGCACCAAAGAGGacagccacaacccccatAATTCACATCCAACCCCCCGTCCCGGGCCGCAAGCAAATCAGAGTCGACCCCCTCTCTACCCAATTCCCCAAGCCGGCCGCCGAGTTGAGCGTGGAGGAGCTCCTGGCCAGGAAGCCAGGCCGGTGGACGCTGACGCAGTGGGTGGAGAAGCAAAAGCTGGTTGAtcagcaagaggaggagagggagaggagaaaggtgcaggaggatgccgagaagaggaggagggagatggaggaggtgaagagggagttgagggctTTGGCTAGTGGGTTGTGA